One genomic window of Desulfovibrio gilichinskyi includes the following:
- a CDS encoding PTS system mannose/fructose/sorbose family transporter subunit IID, whose product MNEKVKVKKSLALAFVRCFLRSYFVGAGFNTRGLQNIGFSYAMQPGLEALYSDPLELSRARKRYVKHYNSHPFWAPLLIAIFLAVEIQIKDGKFPVAFLNKVKNTTSYTLSAIGDSVFAGSALIFWALATISLLLAGNTTAAMLLGLISFAALQIFKVYIFWGGLHKGLGFLNELKKWDLINLGERLKFVNALVLLLIWIQLWPSDMGIFQWYGGTAILGSLGWLIATGKISREVVAVLFFVVSVFLINLL is encoded by the coding sequence GTGAATGAAAAAGTGAAAGTGAAAAAATCTCTCGCCCTGGCTTTTGTCAGGTGTTTTCTTCGCAGTTATTTTGTAGGAGCGGGGTTCAATACTCGCGGATTGCAGAATATCGGCTTCTCTTACGCCATGCAGCCCGGACTCGAAGCTCTCTATTCAGACCCGCTGGAGTTATCCAGAGCCCGTAAACGGTACGTTAAGCATTATAATTCTCATCCGTTCTGGGCTCCATTGCTGATAGCTATTTTTCTGGCGGTGGAAATACAGATTAAAGACGGTAAGTTTCCAGTCGCTTTTTTGAATAAAGTAAAAAATACTACCAGTTATACACTTTCTGCTATAGGTGATTCTGTCTTTGCCGGAAGTGCTTTGATTTTCTGGGCCTTAGCAACGATCTCTTTATTGCTTGCTGGTAATACTACGGCGGCTATGCTACTCGGTTTAATATCGTTTGCGGCATTGCAAATATTTAAAGTATATATTTTCTGGGGCGGCCTGCATAAGGGGCTCGGATTTCTGAATGAACTGAAAAAATGGGATTTGATTAATTTAGGCGAACGGCTGAAATTTGTTAATGCGCTCGTTCTTCTGCTGATCTGGATTCAGTTGTGGCCTTCAGATATGGGTATTTTTCAGTGGTATGGCGGAACTGCGATACTGGGATCATTAGGGTGGCTTATTGCAACCGGGAAAATCTCCAGAGAAGTTGTTGCCGTGCTTTTTTTCGTAGTAAGTGTGTTTTTGATAAATTTATTGTAA
- a CDS encoding HPr family phosphocarrier protein produces MIDNSALREGSPDSETAVARTVIVVNQLGLHARPAAQLAQEAQNFQAEITILCDSQEVDAKSILDILTLAAAQGSSLELRAEGIDAVEALDCLEGLFKSKFGEDK; encoded by the coding sequence ATGATTGATAATAGCGCGCTGCGTGAAGGTTCTCCAGATTCGGAAACCGCTGTAGCCCGGACTGTTATTGTAGTTAACCAATTGGGACTGCATGCTCGGCCTGCGGCTCAGCTTGCTCAGGAAGCTCAAAATTTTCAGGCTGAGATCACAATTTTGTGTGATTCTCAGGAAGTGGATGCTAAAAGTATTCTTGATATTTTGACGCTCGCAGCAGCACAGGGAAGTTCTCTTGAACTGAGAGCTGAAGGTATTGATGCCGTAGAAGCTCTTGATTGTCTGGAAGGATTGTTTAAATCAAAATTCGGAGAGGATAAGTAA
- the ptsP gene encoding phosphoenolpyruvate--protein phosphotransferase codes for MAREVVTGISVSTGIAIGKAYFLNRSISSNLPRQTVPEHMVAGEKERLAYAFTEAVKELAAVRLKVPAELKEHQLIIDSHLMMLKDPKFSKSALKYIDDLSINAEWALDKAVNDLEKAFGALEDKYIRERMQDVRQVAQRVQAKLIGGEAILSPIEGRAVLMAHDLSPADTIELEINKLMAFVTTLGGKTSHTGILARTLNIPALVGAEKLENSVVDGDLVIVDGLSGKIIVDPDEEELEHYHNLQIQFETYQGTIIRSCQLPAETEDGYRVQVLANIELSEEVSTVINNGGEGIGLFRTEYAYLNRSDLPDEEELTEKYTELATIMSPHKVVLRTLDLGADKFMSYFGPLDEANPAMGLRAIRFCLKHQDLFHTQLRAILRASACGNVSVMFPMISGLKEVHQAKEALERAKAELTAEGIDYDHDMQVGVMIELPAAVMIAEILAQEVDFFSIGTNDLIQYSIGIDRTNPHVSYLYQPLHPAIVRSIKYVVDAGHRAGIGVSLCGEVASDPYCVPILMGMQIDSLSLTPQAIPGIKRILRQLRMPECKQLLKEVLHCRTVAHINKLVTENIYKKYPEELMFFASLLDNDDITG; via the coding sequence ATGGCCAGAGAAGTCGTTACCGGTATTTCCGTTTCAACCGGCATTGCCATAGGCAAAGCCTATTTTTTGAATCGCAGCATTTCTTCTAACTTGCCGCGGCAGACTGTGCCGGAGCACATGGTTGCCGGAGAAAAAGAGCGACTTGCCTACGCCTTTACTGAAGCCGTTAAAGAGTTGGCGGCCGTGCGACTGAAAGTTCCGGCAGAATTGAAAGAACATCAGCTGATTATTGATTCGCATTTAATGATGCTCAAGGACCCGAAGTTTTCCAAGTCCGCGCTTAAATATATTGACGACCTTAGTATTAATGCTGAATGGGCACTGGATAAAGCCGTAAATGATCTTGAAAAAGCTTTCGGAGCTCTGGAAGATAAATATATCCGTGAACGCATGCAGGACGTGCGTCAGGTTGCCCAGAGGGTTCAAGCTAAGCTTATCGGCGGAGAAGCGATTCTGAGCCCTATTGAGGGCCGTGCAGTGCTTATGGCACATGACCTTAGTCCCGCTGATACCATCGAGCTTGAAATTAACAAGCTGATGGCTTTTGTCACGACTCTCGGCGGCAAAACTTCGCACACCGGAATTTTAGCACGTACTCTGAATATCCCCGCTTTGGTTGGGGCCGAAAAACTTGAAAATTCTGTTGTGGACGGTGATCTTGTAATTGTAGACGGCCTTTCAGGTAAGATTATTGTTGACCCTGATGAAGAGGAACTCGAACATTATCATAACTTGCAGATCCAGTTTGAGACTTATCAGGGCACGATTATAAGAAGCTGTCAGCTTCCTGCTGAAACTGAAGACGGATACCGGGTTCAGGTTTTGGCCAATATTGAACTTTCTGAAGAGGTTTCAACTGTCATAAACAATGGCGGGGAAGGAATCGGACTGTTCAGAACAGAGTATGCCTATTTGAACCGGAGCGACCTTCCGGATGAAGAAGAACTCACCGAGAAATACACTGAACTTGCCACGATCATGTCTCCTCACAAGGTTGTTTTGAGAACTCTGGACCTCGGTGCAGATAAATTCATGTCTTATTTCGGGCCGCTTGATGAAGCGAATCCTGCAATGGGACTTAGAGCGATAAGATTTTGTTTGAAGCATCAAGACCTTTTCCATACGCAGTTAAGGGCAATATTGCGGGCCAGTGCGTGTGGGAATGTTTCAGTCATGTTCCCCATGATCTCCGGGCTTAAAGAAGTTCATCAGGCAAAAGAAGCCTTGGAACGCGCTAAGGCGGAACTGACGGCAGAAGGCATAGATTATGATCATGACATGCAGGTCGGTGTTATGATTGAGCTCCCTGCCGCGGTTATGATTGCGGAAATTCTGGCTCAGGAAGTGGATTTTTTCAGTATCGGAACTAACGATTTGATTCAGTACAGTATCGGTATCGACCGGACTAATCCGCATGTTTCGTATCTGTATCAGCCTTTGCATCCGGCTATAGTTCGCTCTATCAAGTATGTTGTTGACGCAGGGCACAGAGCGGGGATAGGCGTTAGTCTTTGCGGCGAAGTTGCTTCTGATCCGTATTGTGTGCCTATCCTGATGGGTATGCAGATCGACAGTCTCAGCCTGACTCCGCAGGCCATTCCCGGCATTAAACGTATTTTACGGCAGCTTAGAATGCCTGAATGCAAACAGCTGCTAAAAGAGGTTCTGCACTGTCGCACTGTTGCACACATTAATAAGCTTGTTACTGAAAATATTTATAAAAAATATCCTGAAGAACTGATGTTTTTTGCATCTCTTCTGGATAACGACGATATTACAGGTTAA
- the smpB gene encoding SsrA-binding protein SmpB encodes MAKAKKKSPSSIAQNKVARRNYDFIDTLEAGLLLVGTEVKSLRQGQISFNDGYVNFKDGEAWLIGIHIAPYDHAGHTQHDPDRARKLLLHDYEIEKLQTKSEQKGLTVIPVSLYFSRGKIKLQIALAKGKNVHSRKEELKRRDIAKDTARQLANY; translated from the coding sequence ATGGCTAAAGCTAAAAAGAAAAGCCCTTCTTCTATTGCACAGAATAAGGTTGCTCGTCGAAATTATGATTTTATAGATACCTTGGAAGCAGGTCTTTTACTTGTGGGAACCGAGGTTAAATCTCTGCGTCAGGGGCAGATCAGCTTCAACGACGGGTATGTCAATTTTAAAGACGGCGAAGCATGGCTGATAGGTATTCATATAGCTCCTTACGATCACGCCGGACATACGCAGCATGATCCTGACCGTGCTCGCAAGCTGTTACTGCATGATTATGAAATTGAAAAATTGCAGACAAAATCAGAGCAGAAAGGGCTGACTGTTATACCTGTGAGTCTTTACTTTTCACGAGGCAAGATTAAATTACAGATAGCTCTTGCAAAAGGTAAAAATGTTCACAGCCGTAAGGAAGAGTTGAAGCGGCGTGATATAGCAAAAGACACGGCCCGCCAATTAGCTAATTATTAG
- a CDS encoding LysR family transcriptional regulator — protein sequence MELYQIKTFVVVADAGNLTRAAKQLHASQSTISLHIKSLEEELGVCLFLRTPKGMVLTPEGESLVKRAQDVLDSVEKMHAEALTLCGDVSGEARVGLQTSPVYLRTPQLIKCIKDNYPGLNLQFVQHQTWTMRREVAGRTVEGGFFYSVCPPEEVEGILLENTVLRVVGPASWQAKIENAKWEDLAKLPWIWTPAECSFSQKLNETFHLLGLEASKSMIADSEDAHNILVRFENGVTVMRDDEAREGADAGSFYIWPGGHLEVGLYFGFHKQRKADPIVKALIDCVEKVWKS from the coding sequence ATGGAACTATATCAGATCAAAACTTTTGTGGTGGTAGCCGATGCCGGTAATTTAACCAGAGCTGCGAAACAATTGCATGCCAGCCAGTCCACAATAAGTTTGCATATTAAATCTCTTGAAGAAGAGCTTGGTGTGTGCCTTTTTTTGCGGACCCCAAAAGGTATGGTTCTTACTCCGGAAGGAGAATCCCTTGTAAAACGGGCTCAGGACGTTCTTGATTCAGTTGAAAAAATGCATGCTGAAGCCTTGACTCTTTGTGGTGATGTTTCAGGAGAAGCCCGTGTCGGACTGCAAACATCACCAGTCTATTTAAGAACCCCTCAGCTTATTAAGTGTATTAAAGATAATTATCCCGGTCTCAATCTACAGTTTGTCCAGCATCAGACATGGACAATGCGCCGTGAAGTTGCAGGCAGAACAGTCGAAGGCGGCTTTTTTTATTCAGTATGCCCTCCTGAGGAAGTTGAAGGGATTCTTTTAGAGAACACTGTGCTTAGAGTTGTCGGACCTGCTTCATGGCAGGCTAAAATTGAAAATGCCAAGTGGGAAGATCTTGCTAAATTGCCGTGGATCTGGACTCCGGCGGAGTGTTCTTTCAGCCAGAAATTGAACGAAACATTTCATCTTCTAGGGCTTGAAGCCAGTAAATCTATGATCGCAGACAGTGAAGACGCACATAATATTTTAGTCCGTTTTGAAAACGGGGTAACCGTCATGCGTGACGATGAAGCACGCGAAGGCGCAGATGCAGGGTCATTTTACATCTGGCCCGGCGGACATCTTGAAGTCGGGTTATATTTCGGATTCCATAAGCAGCGAAAAGCTGACCCTATTGTAAAGGCTTTGATTGATTGTGTTGAAAAAGTCTGGAAGTCTTAA
- a CDS encoding FAD-binding oxidoreductase, with amino-acid sequence MKSYPEKLSRLQRKFLKKLFPDSESGFSDGELLSCGVDASRKHAKPLALVKPHCAEQVSELLSWAQKERMPVYPRARATNKVGGCVPVKNGIVVSMLGMNSILEINSSDFVTVVQPGVITADLQRSVEKQGLFYPPDPASFKISTIGGNISTCAGGMRAVKYGVTRDYVLGLEAVIPGGEIIHTGGRTHKNVVGLDLTRLFVGSAGSLGLITKATLKLLPLPDTSASVLIGFENLAGCLKGAEAVFGCGILPTAMELMDKNTLKALEMHSEVPWPVDTGGVLLLKIDGSHESVAADLKQIEKALSQVSTTFLEKGSGDDQERLWELRRVISPAAFNLAPNKQGEDVAVPRGKVAQAIESYHEIGDKLDVVVLCFGHLGDGNIHVSVMYDKSVPGQSENALKAKKAIFSSTLALGGTLSGEHGIGLTKADYIGMQIGNAELNLMHGIKNVFDPLNIMNPGKVV; translated from the coding sequence ATGAAATCCTATCCAGAAAAATTATCCAGATTACAGCGCAAGTTTTTAAAAAAACTTTTTCCTGACAGTGAGAGCGGCTTCTCTGATGGAGAACTTCTTTCGTGCGGCGTAGATGCCAGCCGTAAACATGCTAAACCGTTAGCTCTTGTTAAACCACATTGCGCCGAGCAGGTATCCGAACTTTTATCTTGGGCGCAGAAAGAACGTATGCCTGTTTATCCAAGAGCCAGAGCCACCAATAAGGTTGGCGGTTGTGTTCCTGTTAAGAACGGTATTGTTGTCTCCATGCTGGGTATGAATTCCATTTTAGAGATAAATTCCAGTGATTTTGTGACCGTAGTCCAGCCCGGCGTAATTACGGCTGATTTACAGCGAAGTGTTGAGAAACAAGGTCTCTTTTATCCTCCTGATCCAGCAAGTTTCAAAATTTCGACTATCGGTGGAAATATCTCCACATGTGCAGGTGGAATGCGGGCCGTTAAATACGGTGTAACCCGTGATTATGTGCTCGGCCTTGAAGCTGTTATTCCCGGCGGGGAAATCATCCATACAGGCGGGCGTACTCATAAAAATGTTGTAGGGCTTGACCTTACAAGACTTTTTGTCGGTTCCGCAGGATCACTCGGATTGATTACTAAGGCCACTTTGAAACTGCTTCCTCTTCCAGATACCTCCGCCTCGGTTCTCATCGGTTTTGAAAATTTAGCAGGCTGCCTTAAAGGGGCAGAGGCTGTTTTCGGTTGCGGAATTTTGCCTACGGCGATGGAACTTATGGATAAGAACACGCTCAAGGCTTTGGAAATGCATTCGGAAGTACCGTGGCCTGTCGATACCGGAGGGGTGCTGCTTCTTAAGATTGACGGCTCCCATGAGTCCGTTGCGGCAGATCTTAAACAGATTGAAAAAGCTCTTTCACAAGTATCTACAACCTTCCTGGAAAAGGGGAGCGGAGATGATCAGGAACGATTGTGGGAGCTGCGCAGGGTTATCAGCCCTGCCGCATTTAATCTAGCCCCGAACAAGCAGGGTGAAGATGTTGCGGTTCCTCGTGGAAAAGTAGCTCAGGCTATTGAAAGTTATCATGAAATTGGAGATAAACTGGACGTTGTGGTCTTGTGTTTCGGCCATCTCGGGGATGGCAATATTCACGTAAGCGTGATGTATGACAAGTCTGTACCCGGTCAATCTGAGAATGCGCTAAAAGCCAAAAAAGCTATTTTCAGCAGTACGTTGGCTCTTGGCGGAACATTGTCAGGAGAGCATGGCATCGGTTTGACAAAAGCGGACTATATCGGAATGCAAATTGGTAATGCTGAATTAAATTTAATGCACGGCATCAAAAATGTTTTTGACCCGCTGAATATAATGAATCCGGGAAAGGTTGTATAA
- a CDS encoding (Fe-S)-binding protein, giving the protein MAVSKSCVQCGKCLEVCPLFKVTGREELTPRAKFFLESLDPSAGLSEKDFKSLASMCLSCGRCEKNCPQNMSVPDMVSALRAESKYFTKTCWDLWLSKPGFIWPLAAALSKFTPEALPEPVGSAKKRMEALFAKSPAPWVRLVPDIKFEEKKVVLFKGCVGSYARQDWVRKAEHLMDGAGLIRAGIPEFSCCGSSYGSAGLLSRQNSARKANIREWKRLNFPLIIIFCTTCLKGLKEYSLSDFDGDQELYSLWLSNLVPLSFLLLDADVKILENSPSQVIYHKPCHAPEPDYDQVLVETIAGDKLMPVKKDICCGFGGIMQLGAPDLSKQVGDYCINDLTKSISPGAQILTGCSACVIQLATLAKADFFTGHWLDILE; this is encoded by the coding sequence ATGGCTGTCTCTAAAAGCTGCGTTCAATGCGGTAAATGTCTTGAAGTTTGCCCTCTTTTTAAAGTCACCGGAAGAGAAGAACTGACACCGCGTGCAAAATTTTTTTTGGAAAGTCTTGACCCGTCAGCGGGGCTAAGTGAAAAAGATTTTAAATCTTTAGCTTCTATGTGTCTTTCGTGCGGTCGGTGTGAAAAAAACTGTCCGCAGAATATGTCCGTACCGGATATGGTCTCGGCGTTAAGGGCCGAATCTAAATATTTTACCAAGACTTGCTGGGATTTATGGCTTTCAAAACCGGGCTTTATCTGGCCCTTGGCAGCTGCTTTATCAAAATTTACTCCTGAAGCTCTGCCGGAACCTGTCGGGTCCGCAAAGAAAAGAATGGAAGCCCTTTTTGCGAAGAGTCCTGCGCCTTGGGTAAGACTTGTACCTGATATTAAATTTGAAGAAAAAAAGGTTGTTCTGTTTAAGGGATGTGTCGGCAGTTACGCGCGGCAGGACTGGGTGCGCAAGGCAGAACATCTGATGGACGGAGCAGGGTTGATCAGGGCCGGAATACCTGAATTCAGTTGTTGCGGCTCCTCCTATGGAAGTGCCGGATTGCTGAGCAGGCAAAACTCCGCAAGAAAAGCCAATATCCGTGAATGGAAGAGGCTGAATTTTCCGCTTATAATCATTTTCTGTACTACCTGTCTGAAAGGGCTTAAAGAATACTCTTTGTCAGACTTTGACGGAGATCAAGAGCTCTACAGCCTTTGGCTGTCAAACCTTGTTCCGCTGTCGTTTTTGCTGCTTGATGCGGATGTTAAAATTTTAGAAAACAGCCCGTCGCAGGTTATTTATCACAAACCATGCCATGCTCCTGAACCTGACTATGATCAGGTTTTGGTTGAAACCATTGCTGGTGATAAACTTATGCCTGTTAAAAAGGATATCTGCTGCGGATTCGGCGGGATTATGCAGCTCGGCGCACCTGATCTTTCTAAACAGGTTGGAGATTACTGTATAAACGACCTGACAAAATCAATATCTCCCGGTGCGCAGATTTTGACTGGATGCTCCGCCTGCGTTATTCAACTAGCAACTTTAGCAAAAGCTGACTTTTTTACAGGTCATTGGCTTGATATTTTAGAATAA
- the secA gene encoding preprotein translocase subunit SecA, with product MFNAIFSTIFGSRNDRFIKKLKPQIDAIASFEPEMEKLTDEQFPQKIAQWKEEVAAGKDLDELLPEVFALVREAGKRSLGMRHYDVQMVGGMVLHGGRIAEMKTGEGKTLVATLPAVLNALSGKGVHLITVNDYLATRDAGWMGKLYNFLGLTVGIVVHGQTDQERQDAYACDITYGTNNEFGFDHLRDNMKFYKEQLVQRELNFAIVDEVDSILIDEARTPLIISGASDEATGMYAQVNAIIPLLKRDEDFEVDEKGQSITMTDEGVTKCEEILKIDNLYASPNISYQHHIMQGIKAHHLFARDVDYIVKDDQVVIVDEFTGRLMPGRRFSDGLHQALEAKEGVKVESENQTLASITFQNYFRMYKKLSGMTGTADTEAVEFAQIYNLEVIVIPTNADLLRKDFPDSIYKTQQEKYVAIANEIATLYKKGQPVLVGTVSIEKSELIGSLLKKRGIPHDVLNAKQHEKEAEIVAGAGHKGHVTIATNMAGRGTDIVLGEGVKELGGLHIIGTERHESRRIDNQLRGRSGRQGDPGSTRFYLALDDDLMRLFGSERIAGIMDKLGMQEGEPIENKMVSKAIENSQKRVEGHNFEIRKQLLDYDDVMNQQREVIYSLRREVMYSENMDDMIFEFVEELLDESYFPVVEAHGKPLDEETEEMVRVGLNEIFGFSRMADFKEGIPSREQADEWVKDILGSLKSNAEDHFNEIQRYFMLESLDRNWKEHLLNMDHLREGIGLRGYGQKDPKHEYKREGFDMFRDMLERIKENTVKALCHLRIEAEVREEEFQHKDQKGLEYSDNGEGEEKKKQPVRRTEPKIGRNENCPCGSGKKYKKCCGK from the coding sequence ATGTTTAACGCCATATTTTCGACAATTTTCGGTTCCAGAAATGACCGGTTCATTAAAAAGCTTAAGCCGCAAATTGATGCAATTGCGTCATTTGAACCTGAAATGGAAAAGCTGACCGACGAACAATTCCCTCAGAAAATTGCTCAGTGGAAAGAAGAAGTAGCCGCAGGAAAAGATCTGGATGAGCTCCTGCCTGAAGTTTTTGCCTTAGTGCGTGAAGCTGGAAAACGTTCCCTCGGCATGCGGCATTACGATGTGCAGATGGTCGGTGGTATGGTCCTGCATGGTGGAAGAATTGCGGAAATGAAAACCGGTGAAGGTAAAACCCTTGTGGCTACTTTGCCAGCGGTTTTAAATGCGCTTTCCGGTAAAGGGGTTCATCTTATCACCGTCAACGATTACCTTGCCACACGTGATGCCGGGTGGATGGGTAAGCTTTATAATTTTCTCGGTCTCACCGTAGGTATTGTCGTTCATGGTCAAACTGATCAGGAACGTCAGGATGCTTACGCTTGTGACATCACATACGGTACGAACAACGAATTCGGGTTTGACCATCTTCGCGACAACATGAAGTTTTACAAAGAACAACTTGTTCAGCGTGAGCTGAACTTTGCTATTGTCGATGAAGTTGACTCCATTTTAATTGATGAAGCCCGTACTCCTCTTATTATTTCCGGCGCATCTGATGAAGCGACCGGAATGTATGCTCAGGTAAACGCCATAATTCCTCTCCTTAAAAGAGATGAAGATTTCGAAGTTGATGAAAAAGGTCAATCCATCACTATGACCGATGAAGGCGTTACCAAATGTGAAGAGATTCTTAAAATAGACAATCTTTATGCTTCACCGAATATTTCATATCAGCATCACATCATGCAGGGAATTAAAGCGCATCATCTGTTTGCCCGCGATGTTGATTATATTGTTAAAGATGACCAAGTTGTAATTGTAGATGAGTTTACAGGCCGCTTAATGCCCGGCAGACGTTTTTCAGACGGTCTGCATCAGGCTCTTGAAGCCAAGGAAGGAGTGAAAGTTGAGTCTGAAAATCAGACTCTTGCTTCAATCACCTTTCAGAATTACTTCCGCATGTACAAGAAACTCTCCGGTATGACCGGAACCGCGGATACTGAAGCTGTTGAATTTGCGCAGATTTATAATCTGGAAGTAATTGTCATCCCGACTAATGCCGATTTGCTTCGTAAAGATTTTCCAGACTCCATCTACAAAACTCAGCAAGAAAAATATGTGGCTATCGCTAATGAAATAGCGACCCTTTATAAGAAAGGACAGCCTGTTCTGGTCGGTACTGTTTCAATTGAAAAATCAGAGCTGATCGGTTCTCTACTTAAAAAACGCGGAATTCCTCATGATGTCTTAAATGCTAAGCAACATGAGAAAGAAGCCGAAATTGTTGCCGGGGCAGGTCATAAGGGGCATGTCACCATTGCAACCAACATGGCTGGTCGTGGTACTGATATCGTACTCGGCGAAGGTGTTAAGGAGCTTGGCGGATTGCACATTATCGGAACGGAACGGCATGAATCACGCCGTATTGATAATCAGCTGCGTGGTCGTTCCGGTCGTCAGGGTGACCCGGGAAGTACCCGCTTTTACCTTGCTCTTGATGATGACCTGATGAGGCTTTTCGGTTCTGAACGAATTGCCGGAATTATGGATAAGCTTGGAATGCAGGAAGGCGAACCTATTGAGAATAAGATGGTTTCCAAAGCCATTGAAAATTCTCAGAAACGCGTTGAAGGTCATAACTTTGAAATACGTAAACAGTTGCTGGACTATGACGATGTAATGAATCAGCAGCGCGAAGTTATCTATTCACTGCGCCGCGAAGTAATGTACTCTGAGAATATGGATGACATGATTTTCGAGTTTGTCGAAGAACTGCTGGATGAAAGTTATTTCCCCGTTGTTGAAGCTCACGGCAAGCCTTTAGACGAAGAGACTGAGGAAATGGTCAGAGTCGGTCTTAATGAAATCTTCGGATTCAGCCGCATGGCAGATTTTAAGGAAGGCATCCCGTCTCGTGAGCAGGCTGACGAGTGGGTTAAGGATATTTTAGGCTCACTCAAGAGTAATGCAGAAGATCATTTCAATGAAATTCAGCGGTACTTCATGCTCGAATCTCTTGACCGCAACTGGAAAGAGCATCTTTTGAACATGGACCATTTGCGTGAGGGTATCGGCCTTCGCGGTTACGGTCAGAAAGATCCTAAGCATGAGTATAAGCGTGAAGGTTTTGACATGTTCCGCGATATGCTTGAGCGCATTAAAGAAAATACTGTAAAAGCTCTTTGCCATCTTCGTATTGAAGCTGAAGTACGTGAAGAAGAGTTTCAGCATAAGGACCAAAAGGGTCTTGAATACTCTGATAACGGTGAAGGTGAAGAAAAGAAAAAGCAGCCTGTACGCAGGACGGAGCCCAAAATCGGTAGAAATGAGAATTGTCCGTGCGGAAGCGGAAAGAAATATAAAAAGTGTTGCGGAAAATAA
- a CDS encoding MarC family protein, producing MVALFFQTYLKLFFILTPFFAISAFLSLTQEMSPTERKRTAVKVTLAVIISSLILYLFGRYIFELFGITLDAFRIGAGAVLFLSAMNMVGGGSKKFDAGGEDEDIAVVPLAIPIIVGPGTIGALLVMGSTVQGFKDQAFACTALLCAVLTVGILLFISSSLKRLLGKRGLNIMSRLTGLFVASIAAQIFFTGLRNFMQS from the coding sequence ATGGTCGCATTATTTTTTCAAACATATTTGAAATTATTTTTTATTTTAACCCCGTTCTTTGCCATATCAGCGTTTCTCTCGTTAACTCAGGAGATGAGTCCTACAGAACGGAAGAGAACGGCTGTTAAAGTTACTCTGGCCGTTATAATAAGCTCTCTCATACTTTACCTTTTTGGAAGATATATCTTCGAATTGTTCGGTATAACTCTTGATGCTTTCCGAATCGGAGCAGGGGCTGTCCTCTTCTTGTCTGCAATGAATATGGTTGGAGGCGGTAGTAAGAAATTTGATGCAGGCGGCGAAGATGAAGATATAGCTGTTGTCCCGTTAGCCATTCCTATTATTGTAGGCCCTGGGACTATCGGAGCTTTGCTGGTCATGGGTTCTACTGTTCAAGGGTTTAAAGATCAGGCTTTTGCTTGCACCGCTTTGCTATGCGCGGTATTAACAGTCGGTATTCTTTTGTTTATATCTTCAAGCCTTAAGCGATTGCTTGGTAAACGCGGGCTTAATATCATGAGTCGGTTGACTGGATTATTTGTAGCATCTATTGCTGCTCAGATCTTTTTTACCGGACTGCGAAATTTTATGCAGAGTTAA
- a CDS encoding YfcE family phosphodiesterase — protein MKIAVISDTHLREPDFRLTEIFNNHLADADLLIHCGDFTTFSVWQFFCQHPNFHAALGNCDEWRLSNQLRPLESLTFQGLKIGIAHGWGSRSQVSKNVANSFPRDYDLVCYGHTHIQDWSIVNGIQMLNPGSLTSPREDKPASVAILDIEEFEIISCSFIPVE, from the coding sequence GTGAAAATAGCTGTTATATCTGATACACATCTCCGTGAGCCTGACTTCAGGCTCACGGAGATTTTTAATAATCATCTGGCTGATGCTGATTTACTTATTCACTGCGGTGATTTTACGACTTTTTCAGTATGGCAATTTTTCTGCCAACATCCTAATTTTCATGCAGCACTCGGTAACTGTGACGAGTGGAGACTATCGAACCAACTACGGCCACTCGAATCGCTGACCTTTCAAGGTTTAAAAATCGGAATTGCTCACGGATGGGGCAGCCGCTCTCAAGTTTCAAAAAACGTCGCCAATTCTTTTCCCCGTGATTACGACCTTGTCTGCTACGGACATACTCACATTCAGGACTGGTCTATTGTTAACGGCATTCAGATGCTTAATCCCGGTAGCCTGACCTCACCCAGAGAGGATAAACCTGCCAGCGTTGCAATTTTAGACATTGAAGAATTTGAAATAATTTCCTGCTCATTTATTCCAGTAGAATAA